The Coraliomargarita sinensis genomic sequence TTAACTTCGGCCTATCGCCGCGGCGCCGAGGCCGGGGGAATGTCTGCCGCACAGCTGAAATCGGCCGAAAATATAGAAGGCATCGAATCTATGGTTGCCGAATTTCAGGGGGCACTCTTTCTCAAGGGGAGCCGGGCCTACCATCTGGAAAAACTTCTGCCCGAATCCGTATCTTAGACTTTTCACCACAGCCTCGACTTTGAAATGCTTTCTTATCTCGCAGACTTTGAACACATCTTCGGCCCGCTGCGCCTCTTTCGTTATCTGACTTTGCGCAGTGCTTTTGCCGGACTGACCGCTTTGGGCGTGGGATTTATTTTCGGACCGTGGATCTTTGCCAAACTGCGTGAGCTCCGGGCCAAGCAAGCCTTTCGGGGAGAAGATGAGGTCGGCCAACTCGCCGAGCTCCATGCGGCCAAGGCACAGACCCCGACCATGGGCGGTCTCATGATTTGTGTCTCGGTGGTCATCAGCGCCGTGCTCTGGGCGCGCCCGAACGTTTATGTCTACACGGCACTTCTCATTTACGTCGGCCTGACCGTAATCGGCTTTCTCGATGACTATTTGAAAGTCGCCAGGCGCAACAGCGACGGTCTTTCCGGTCGCTGGAAACTTCTGGGGCAGGCGGCGCTGACGGGATTGGCACTTTTGCTCCTGCTGAGCTTCCCGGAGTCAGCAGGAAAAATGCGTGAACTTTGGGTGCCTTTTTACAAAGACATGCTCATGAGTTCGATGCCGCTCTGGTTGTTGGCACCTTTCCTCTTTCTCGTTCTGGCCGGTTCCAGTAATGCCATCAACCTGACCGACGGTGTGGACGGCCTTGCCATCGGTTGCACCGTAACCGTCGCCCTGGCCTATGCGATCATGGCTTACGCTGCCGGGAACGCCATTATCGCCGACTATCTCTTCATCAGCTTCATTCCCGGCACGGGGGAGTTGACCGTCGTCTGTGCCGCGCTCTTGGGCGCGAGCCTTGCCTTCCTCTGGTACAACTCGCACCCCGCCGAGGTTTTCATGGGCGATACCGGGTCGCTTGCTTTGGGCGGGCTGATCGGGATGATCGCCTTCATGGTGCATCAACCGTTCACTTTGGTGATTGTCGGCGGGATCTTCGTGATGGAGGCCGGTTCGGTTATCCTTCAGGTCGGCTCGTTCAAGACCCGGGGGAAGCGCATCTTCAAGATGTCTCCCATCCACCACCACTTTGAATTGAAGGGTTGGCATGAGAACAAAGTTGTTATTCGATTCTGGATACTGTCTTTGATTTTTGCCATGGCCGGACTGGCCACCCTCAAACTACGTTAAACCATGAACAAGCGCATCGCTATCTTCGGAGCCGGGTTGAGTGGTCAGTCCGCCCGGAGGTTGGCATCGGCGCAGGCGTATGAGGTCACCGTATTCGACGAGGGCGGGGAAGGGGACCGAGCCTCCTTGGATGCATCGGCGATCGATCAATTCGATCATTTCGTGTTCAGCCCGGGCTTTGCCGCCGCTCATCCCTGGCGTGTTCTGGCCGAAGCTTCCGGCAAGCCGGTCCAATCCGAGTTGAGCTTCGCCGCGGGGTACTGGAAGGGGCAAATAATCGGTGTGACCGGAACCAACGGGAAGTCGACCTTGACGCGTTTTCTCGCTGGGGCCCTCGAGCGTGCGGGACAAAAGGCCGTGGTCGCCGGTAATATCGGTCATCCGCTCAGCGACGTGGTTCTGGATTTTGAGAATTCCGAAACAAGCTATGCGGTCTGTGAGATCAGTTCCTTTCAGGCGGAGCTGGCAGATGGCCTGGAGCTTGATGCCCTGCTCTGGACGAACTTCGCCGAGGATCATCTCGATCGTTATGAGAACATGACGGAATACTTCATGGCCAAGGCGCGCTTAATCGAGTGCCTGAAAAATGATGCGGTCTGTGTCATTGGTCCGCAGGTGGTGCATTGGTTTGACCTCTTGCATAAACCGTTCGGGCGGGCCGTTGTGGCTTTTGAAGATACGGCGCTGACCAGTCAGCTGAAGCCTGATTGCGTGCTCCGGCGCTTGCCCTATAGTGAAGACTTCTCGCTGGCGGCGGAATACTGGTGGCTGACGGGGAAAGACGAGGCGTCCCTGCTGGCGGCCGCCGACGAGTTTACACTGGCCCCTTACCGTCTGGATGTGGTCCGGGAGAAAGGCGGGATTACCTACTGGAACGATTCCAAATCGACCAACTTTCATTCCGCCTTGGCGGCGCTGAATGCGGTGCCGAAGCCGATTGTTTGGATCGGGGGCGGCCGGATCAAGGGGGGCGATCTGGAGGCGTTCGCCAAAGAAGTGTCGTCGCAGATTCATGCTGCGGTTCTTTACGGCGAAGTGGCCCAGCGTATGGAACAGGCGCTGACAACTGAGGTCGAAATCGTTCAGACATATCCCTGCTTTGAGCAAGCCGTGCGGGCCGCCTGTGAGCTTGCTGCAACAAGTGCGCCCTGCCATGTTTTGCTCAGCCCCGGGTTCAGCAGTTTTGATCAGTTTGAGTCTTACGAAGCACGTGGAAAATCCTTTAATTCCCTTGTTTTAGGTTTGTAGAAGCCTGCGAGGGCTGATTATTCTTAAGAAAACACACATTTTTAACACGCCTACCATGAAAGTATCCAAAATCTTCGGCTGCGTTCTCAGCCTTCACCTTTGCGTTATCGCCGTGCTGCTCGTGCAGCCAGGTTGCCAGACTGGGCAGCCGCCGACACAGACGCACACGCAGGACCGTGCCATGAAGTCGAACGTGCAGGGTGCCTCCCGTACTTCGGAGGGCCTGATCCCGGCCACCCGCGCCGATTCCGGAGCAGGGCTTGATTCGGCCTTCAATGCCGGCTTCGATGGTGAAACCGAGGACTATTCCACCGACCTCGGCCCGATCAATCCGATCGAGCCCATCAGCAGCGGACAAACCGTGGACGTGGCCGGTTCGGGTTACGAGACCTACACGGTAAAGAAAGGCGACAATCTCTGGTCCCTGTCCAAGCGCTACAATGTCTCCGTCAACGAGCTTTACGCGGCCAACGGATTGGACAAGAACTCCGTCCTTCGTATCGGCCAGCAAATCCAGATTCCAGTCGAAGGCGGCACCGCAACCATTGATCCGGTGACTCCGGAAGTGTATCAACCAAGCGGATACAACCAGGCGACCACGAGCTACACTGTAAAGCGCGGCGACACGCTTTCCAAGATCGCCAATCAGTTCGACACCTCGGTCCGTGCGATCAAAGCGACCAACGGCAAGAGCTCCGATATGATTCGCGTGGGCGAGACACTCACCATCCCGGTTGAAGGTTCCACCGGTTCGACCAGCAGCGGTTCGTCCTCGGCTTCCGCAACACAGCCTGCGGCCACCACAGCCAGCGGTCCCACCACGACCCACACGGTGAAGGCTGGCGAGTATCCCGCCAAGATTGCCCGGCAGTATGGCATGACGACCAGCGAACTTCTTTCCCTGAACGGGATTTCCGACCCGCGCAAGCTGCGCGTCGGCCAGCAGTTGACGGTCAGCGGTTCGGGCAGCGCCGCCAATGTCGACAGTCGGGTGGAAACCGTGGTTTCGCCGGCTCCGGCGCAACCGGCGACCGTCGCTCCCGCGCAACCGCAACCCACCGTGACGAGCAGCAACGAGCCGGTTGAGATCAAGGTGATCGAAGCGGATCCGCTAGTGGAGGGTGAACTGGATGAGCCGGAGGCGGAGTCGGACGACGACGTATTTGGCGGCGCGGTCGAAATCCCCGTCATTCGTTTGGAGGAATAATTCTGCCGAATGTTCACGGACTTAAGACGATACAAAGTGTTCCAGGATGAGCGCTCCTCTGGCTTCGCGTAATCCCCTCAAGCATATTCCGCCTGTCGGCTTCTTTCTCTGCCTGATTGTCTTTGCCCTGACTTTTCTGGGGCTCGTCGTCCTCTTCAGCGCATCGCAATCGATGCATGACGATCCGACGACGTTACTGCGCAAGCAGCTGATCTGGTTGGTCTTTGCCAGCTTTGCGGGTGGGTTTGCCTTTTTGGTGAACCTCGAAGCCTTGCGTGATTACGCCTTTATTCTTGGTGGTCTGGCGGTGCTGCTTCTGGTGCTGGTTTTGGTGCCCGGCATTGGCGTCAGGGTGAACGGGGCGCAACGTTGGATGGAGTTTGGTTTTATGCGCCTGCAGGTTTCGGAGATTGGTAAGCTCGGTTTGCTCTTCATGCTGGCCCACTATCTGGCGGCCCACCGGCGTGATCTGGACCACATTCTGAAAGGCTATCTGGTGCCCTGCGGGATTCTCGCCATCTTTTGCGGTCTGATCATTATCGAGCCGGACTTTGGGACGGCCTTTCTCTGCGGAGCCGTGGGCGGCATCATGATGTTCCTGGCCGGGGCCCGGCTGAAGTTTCTCATCCCCACCGGCGTACTCGCCCTGGTCACCTTTTCGGTGGCGGTCTATCACGATCCGGTCCGTCTGCAGCGGATTACCTCGTTTCTGGATGTGGAGGGCAACCGCGGGGACAGCGCCTACCAGTTGTGGCAGGGGATCCTTGCCTTCGGTGCCGGCGGGCTGCATGGCGTCGGGCTCGGGGCCGGTCGTCAGCAAATGTCTTTTCTGCCCGAAGCCCATACCGACTTTATTTTCGCCATCGTGGCGGAAGAACTCGGCTTTATTTTTACGGCGGGGGTCGTGCTGCTTTACATGACGCTGTTTTTCATCGGGGTGCTTCAACTCCGCCGTGCGCCCAATCTCTATCAGTATTTGTTGGTGATGGGTGCCCTGCTTTTCATCACTTTTCAGGCCTTGATCAACATCGGTGTGGTCACGGGAAGCTTGCCGACCAAGGGTATGTCATTGCCCTTCATTTCCTATGGCGGTTCCAATCTGGTGCTCATGTTTGTTTTAACCGGCATTATCTTGAACGGCTTTCGTTCCTGGGAAATGCCGGCGCTGCGGGGGCAGCGTGAGATATGAACAAGATCCTGATTGCATGCGGCGGTACCGGCGGGCACCTCTCCCCGGGTATTGCGGTGGCGGAAGTGCTGCAGGCGCGGAAGCACGACTGTCTCTTGCTGATCAGCGAGAAGCAGGTGGACTCACGCCTGGTGGAAAAATACGGACACCTGAATTTTTTGACCGCGCCCGGACGGGCCTTTACCGGCGGGCTGTTGCAGCGCGTGAAATT encodes the following:
- the mraY gene encoding phospho-N-acetylmuramoyl-pentapeptide-transferase is translated as MLSYLADFEHIFGPLRLFRYLTLRSAFAGLTALGVGFIFGPWIFAKLRELRAKQAFRGEDEVGQLAELHAAKAQTPTMGGLMICVSVVISAVLWARPNVYVYTALLIYVGLTVIGFLDDYLKVARRNSDGLSGRWKLLGQAALTGLALLLLLSFPESAGKMRELWVPFYKDMLMSSMPLWLLAPFLFLVLAGSSNAINLTDGVDGLAIGCTVTVALAYAIMAYAAGNAIIADYLFISFIPGTGELTVVCAALLGASLAFLWYNSHPAEVFMGDTGSLALGGLIGMIAFMVHQPFTLVIVGGIFVMEAGSVILQVGSFKTRGKRIFKMSPIHHHFELKGWHENKVVIRFWILSLIFAMAGLATLKLR
- the murD gene encoding UDP-N-acetylmuramoyl-L-alanine--D-glutamate ligase — translated: MNKRIAIFGAGLSGQSARRLASAQAYEVTVFDEGGEGDRASLDASAIDQFDHFVFSPGFAAAHPWRVLAEASGKPVQSELSFAAGYWKGQIIGVTGTNGKSTLTRFLAGALERAGQKAVVAGNIGHPLSDVVLDFENSETSYAVCEISSFQAELADGLELDALLWTNFAEDHLDRYENMTEYFMAKARLIECLKNDAVCVIGPQVVHWFDLLHKPFGRAVVAFEDTALTSQLKPDCVLRRLPYSEDFSLAAEYWWLTGKDEASLLAAADEFTLAPYRLDVVREKGGITYWNDSKSTNFHSALAALNAVPKPIVWIGGGRIKGGDLEAFAKEVSSQIHAAVLYGEVAQRMEQALTTEVEIVQTYPCFEQAVRAACELAATSAPCHVLLSPGFSSFDQFESYEARGKSFNSLVLGL
- a CDS encoding LysM peptidoglycan-binding domain-containing protein — encoded protein: MKVSKIFGCVLSLHLCVIAVLLVQPGCQTGQPPTQTHTQDRAMKSNVQGASRTSEGLIPATRADSGAGLDSAFNAGFDGETEDYSTDLGPINPIEPISSGQTVDVAGSGYETYTVKKGDNLWSLSKRYNVSVNELYAANGLDKNSVLRIGQQIQIPVEGGTATIDPVTPEVYQPSGYNQATTSYTVKRGDTLSKIANQFDTSVRAIKATNGKSSDMIRVGETLTIPVEGSTGSTSSGSSSASATQPAATTASGPTTTHTVKAGEYPAKIARQYGMTTSELLSLNGISDPRKLRVGQQLTVSGSGSAANVDSRVETVVSPAPAQPATVAPAQPQPTVTSSNEPVEIKVIEADPLVEGELDEPEAESDDDVFGGAVEIPVIRLEE
- a CDS encoding FtsW/RodA/SpoVE family cell cycle protein; amino-acid sequence: MSAPLASRNPLKHIPPVGFFLCLIVFALTFLGLVVLFSASQSMHDDPTTLLRKQLIWLVFASFAGGFAFLVNLEALRDYAFILGGLAVLLLVLVLVPGIGVRVNGAQRWMEFGFMRLQVSEIGKLGLLFMLAHYLAAHRRDLDHILKGYLVPCGILAIFCGLIIIEPDFGTAFLCGAVGGIMMFLAGARLKFLIPTGVLALVTFSVAVYHDPVRLQRITSFLDVEGNRGDSAYQLWQGILAFGAGGLHGVGLGAGRQQMSFLPEAHTDFIFAIVAEELGFIFTAGVVLLYMTLFFIGVLQLRRAPNLYQYLLVMGALLFITFQALINIGVVTGSLPTKGMSLPFISYGGSNLVLMFVLTGIILNGFRSWEMPALRGQREI